The Croceicoccus marinus genome contains a region encoding:
- a CDS encoding amidohydrolase, which produces MRFAARAALLACAAAAVSACAADQTGTQSASAAPPVSNPYPSTYAPYPDRPTALVGATVFDGLGGEMRNATVLFENGRITGVGDASLGVPAGYDQIDGTGKYVTPGVIDIHSHLGDYPSPDVGAHSDGNEATSPTTPEVWAEHSVWPQDPGFSRALSNGGVTSLQILPGSANLMGGRSVTLKNVPALTVQGMKFPGAPYGLKMACGENPKRVYGGKGQAPSTRMGNFAVNRQTWIDAQAYDGTDRDLAKETLKAVLDGEIKIHNHCYRADEMALVIDMAKEFGYTVSTFHHAVESYKIGDLLRENDICSAVWADWWGFKMEAYDGILENAALIQNAGACVVIHSDDQDGIQRLNQEAAKAQAAGRRIGIDISDAAVIGWITHNPAKAMGIADETGSLEIGKAADVVLWNGDPLSVYSRPEKVWIDGALMFDANDPKRRPVSDFELGQPGAGDVK; this is translated from the coding sequence ATCCGTTTCGCCGCCCGGGCCGCCTTGCTGGCCTGCGCCGCCGCAGCCGTCTCGGCATGCGCCGCAGACCAGACCGGCACGCAGTCGGCGTCCGCCGCGCCGCCCGTGTCGAACCCCTATCCCTCGACCTATGCCCCCTATCCGGACCGCCCCACCGCTCTGGTCGGCGCCACCGTCTTCGACGGACTTGGCGGCGAAATGCGGAATGCGACCGTATTGTTCGAAAACGGCCGGATCACCGGCGTGGGCGATGCCTCGCTGGGCGTGCCGGCGGGCTATGACCAGATCGACGGAACGGGCAAATACGTGACCCCCGGCGTCATCGACATCCACTCGCACCTTGGCGACTATCCCTCGCCCGACGTCGGCGCGCACAGCGACGGGAACGAGGCGACATCGCCCACCACGCCCGAAGTCTGGGCCGAACATTCGGTCTGGCCGCAGGACCCCGGCTTTTCGCGGGCCCTGTCGAACGGCGGGGTGACCAGCCTCCAGATCCTGCCCGGTTCGGCGAACCTGATGGGCGGGCGTTCGGTGACGCTGAAGAACGTGCCCGCGCTGACCGTGCAGGGCATGAAATTTCCCGGCGCGCCCTATGGCCTGAAGATGGCCTGCGGCGAGAACCCCAAGCGCGTCTATGGCGGCAAGGGACAGGCACCATCGACCCGAATGGGCAATTTCGCGGTCAACCGGCAGACCTGGATCGACGCGCAGGCCTATGACGGGACCGATCGCGACCTGGCCAAGGAAACGCTGAAGGCGGTGCTCGACGGCGAGATCAAGATCCACAACCATTGCTACCGCGCGGACGAGATGGCGCTGGTGATCGATATGGCCAAGGAATTCGGCTACACCGTCTCCACCTTCCACCACGCGGTCGAAAGCTACAAGATCGGCGACCTGCTGCGCGAGAACGACATCTGCTCGGCGGTCTGGGCCGACTGGTGGGGCTTCAAGATGGAAGCCTATGACGGCATCCTGGAAAATGCCGCCCTGATCCAGAACGCGGGCGCCTGCGTCGTCATCCACTCCGACGATCAGGACGGCATCCAGCGCCTGAACCAGGAAGCTGCCAAGGCGCAGGCCGCGGGCCGCCGCATCGGCATCGACATCTCCGATGCCGCGGTTATCGGCTGGATCACGCACAACCCGGCCAAGGCGATGGGCATCGCGGACGAGACGGGCAGCCTGGAAATCGGCAAGGCCGCCGACGTGGTGCTGTGGAACGGCGACCCGCTCTCGGTCTATTCCCGGCCCGAGAAGGTGTGGATCGACGGCGCGCTGATGTTCGACGCCAACGATCCGAAACGCCGCCCCGTCAGCGATTTCGAACTCGGCCAGCCCGGTGCGGGAGACGTGAAATGA
- a CDS encoding spermidine synthase codes for MIELTADRAGTAPARQNLFVATILVGSFLLFLIQPMAARFALPVVGGAPNVWNSAMLVFQLLLLGGYLYSHAIARQRMRRQVVLHLALLVAAALTLPIALAELPPAAPGWEALWVPGLFLLSIGPVFFMLSSQASLMQRWFAASLDAGDPYVLYGASNLGSFGGLIAYPLLFEPTMPLAVQSLLWSAGFVALIAMVALAGWSRWNAGTDFQEYVSPDDREREAPAVTPRLLALWIALAAVPSGLMLSTTTLLTTDVMAAPMLWVIPLGLYLLSYTVAFSEEGTLAEHLSTIAPITLLFVGALALSPAGQASMEIALAMAVLLFLVAVALHKRLFDLRPDPRHLTLFYLMTATGGALGGIFSALIAPVVFDWIYEHAILLITAAMLLRPIELPFVSAFWRRGGWLPVAAGALLLALAAWLAYELSLAAVYGLNARVAGFIGLIAVIGIIVGSQRWLYVAVLSLLMLGHLGWSTIQSSIDGQRARSYFGAYHIENSADGELRYLTHGTTLHGQQFIDPDRATDPTSYYGTTSGVGIAMRHAAPDARVGVVGLGVGTLACYRKPDQRWTFFEIDRQVVAFSEAGAFTFLSDCTPDARIVIGDARIALDDQPADSFDLLAIDAFSSDAIPVHLLTQEAFAIYGDALATDGLLLVHVSNRYLDLAPMVAALARRGGWHGAMRMDTDDLGPGMTPSLWIALTRDNESHNRLIEDSEAEWSQLPPPSEQAWTDDNASILPLIRW; via the coding sequence ATGATCGAACTGACCGCCGACCGGGCCGGCACCGCGCCGGCACGGCAGAACCTGTTCGTCGCCACGATCCTGGTCGGCAGCTTCCTGCTGTTCCTGATCCAGCCGATGGCGGCGCGCTTCGCGCTGCCCGTGGTGGGCGGCGCGCCCAATGTCTGGAACAGCGCGATGCTGGTGTTCCAGCTGCTGCTTCTGGGCGGCTATCTCTACAGCCATGCGATCGCGCGCCAGCGGATGCGCCGGCAGGTCGTGCTCCACCTCGCGCTGCTGGTCGCCGCCGCGCTGACCCTGCCGATCGCGCTGGCCGAACTGCCGCCCGCCGCGCCGGGGTGGGAGGCGCTGTGGGTGCCCGGCCTGTTCCTGCTGTCGATCGGGCCGGTGTTCTTCATGCTGTCGTCGCAGGCATCGCTGATGCAGCGCTGGTTCGCCGCCTCGCTCGATGCGGGCGATCCCTATGTGCTGTACGGCGCATCCAACCTGGGCAGTTTCGGCGGGCTGATCGCCTATCCGCTATTGTTCGAACCGACCATGCCGCTGGCGGTGCAGAGCCTGCTGTGGAGCGCGGGCTTCGTCGCGCTGATCGCGATGGTCGCCCTGGCCGGATGGTCGCGCTGGAACGCCGGCACCGATTTCCAGGAATATGTCTCCCCCGACGACCGCGAACGCGAGGCACCCGCGGTGACGCCGCGCCTGCTGGCGCTGTGGATCGCGCTGGCGGCGGTGCCCTCGGGCCTGATGCTGTCGACGACGACCCTGCTGACGACCGACGTCATGGCCGCCCCGATGCTGTGGGTGATCCCGCTCGGCCTCTACCTGCTCAGCTATACTGTCGCCTTCAGCGAGGAGGGCACGCTGGCCGAGCACCTGTCGACCATCGCCCCCATCACCCTGCTGTTCGTGGGCGCGCTGGCGCTGTCACCGGCGGGGCAGGCCAGCATGGAGATTGCGCTGGCGATGGCGGTGCTGCTGTTTTTGGTCGCGGTCGCGCTGCACAAAAGGCTTTTCGACCTGCGCCCCGATCCGCGCCACCTGACCCTGTTCTACCTGATGACCGCGACCGGCGGGGCGCTGGGCGGCATCTTCAGCGCGCTGATCGCCCCGGTGGTGTTCGACTGGATCTATGAACACGCCATATTGCTGATCACCGCCGCCATGCTGCTGCGCCCGATCGAACTGCCCTTCGTCTCCGCCTTCTGGCGCCGGGGCGGCTGGCTGCCAGTGGCGGCCGGGGCGCTGCTGCTCGCGCTGGCGGCGTGGCTCGCCTATGAACTCTCGCTCGCCGCCGTGTACGGGCTGAACGCAAGGGTGGCGGGGTTCATCGGGCTGATCGCCGTCATCGGCATCATCGTCGGATCGCAGCGCTGGCTCTATGTCGCGGTGCTGTCGCTGCTGATGCTTGGGCATCTGGGCTGGTCGACCATCCAGTCCAGCATCGACGGGCAGCGCGCGCGCAGCTATTTCGGCGCCTATCATATCGAGAATTCGGCCGATGGAGAGCTGCGCTATCTGACCCACGGTACCACGCTGCACGGCCAGCAGTTCATCGATCCCGACCGCGCGACCGATCCCACCAGCTATTACGGCACCACCTCGGGCGTCGGCATCGCGATGCGCCATGCCGCGCCCGATGCCCGGGTCGGCGTCGTGGGCCTCGGCGTCGGGACGCTCGCCTGCTATCGCAAGCCGGACCAGCGCTGGACCTTTTTCGAGATCGACCGGCAGGTCGTCGCCTTTTCCGAAGCGGGGGCGTTCACCTTCCTGTCGGATTGCACCCCCGACGCACGCATCGTGATCGGCGACGCGCGCATCGCGCTGGACGATCAGCCGGCGGACAGCTTTGACCTGCTGGCGATCGACGCATTCTCATCCGACGCGATTCCCGTGCATCTGCTGACGCAGGAGGCGTTCGCGATCTATGGCGATGCACTGGCTACCGACGGCCTGCTGCTGGTCCATGTCTCGAACCGCTATCTCGACCTTGCGCCGATGGTCGCCGCTCTGGCGCGGCGGGGCGGCTGGCATGGCGCCATGCGGATGGATACCGACGACCTTGGCCCCGGCATGACGCCCTCGCTGTGGATCGCGCTGACCCGCGACAACGAAAGCCATAACCGGCTGATAGAGGACAGCGAGGCGGAATGGTCGCAACTGCCCCCGCCCAGCGAACAGGCGTGGACCGACGACAATGCCTCGATCCTTCCGCTGATCCGCTGGTGA
- a CDS encoding complex I NDUFA9 subunit family protein, whose product MSVLKGRLVTLIGGSGFFGTHVAQALLERGARLRVAARNPKDAFSLRPLANLGQIQFARADITNEASLNAVIDGADAVVNLVGAFSGNLNAIMGTGAGDVARIAADKGCSAMVHISAIGADPNSSIDYQKFKGEGEIRVLDAFPMATILRPSILFGSDDNFLNMFGGLISSMPVLPVFAPDAKLQPLYVDDAAEAVVSALEDPGKHGGKTYEIAGPETVTMMELNERIAAAQGRKRHFVPLPDMVGSGIASISGFIPGAPINSDQYAMLSQGNTASGDMPGLMRLGIQPRPMSLFLERWMVRYRKHGRFSDDRDI is encoded by the coding sequence ATGTCGGTTTTGAAGGGCAGGCTGGTCACGCTGATCGGCGGCAGTGGCTTTTTCGGGACCCATGTCGCGCAGGCCCTGCTGGAACGGGGCGCGCGGCTGCGCGTGGCGGCGCGCAATCCGAAGGACGCGTTCTCGCTGAGGCCGCTGGCCAATCTGGGGCAGATCCAGTTCGCCCGCGCCGACATCACGAACGAGGCGTCGCTGAACGCCGTGATCGACGGCGCAGACGCGGTGGTGAACCTGGTCGGCGCGTTTTCGGGCAATCTGAACGCGATCATGGGCACGGGCGCGGGCGATGTCGCGCGCATCGCCGCGGACAAGGGCTGCAGCGCCATGGTCCATATCTCGGCCATCGGGGCGGATCCGAATTCATCCATCGATTACCAGAAGTTCAAGGGCGAGGGCGAGATACGCGTGCTGGACGCGTTTCCGATGGCGACCATCCTGCGCCCTTCGATCCTGTTCGGGTCGGACGACAATTTCCTCAACATGTTCGGCGGTCTGATCTCGTCCATGCCGGTGCTGCCGGTGTTCGCGCCTGATGCGAAGCTGCAGCCGCTCTATGTCGACGATGCGGCAGAAGCGGTCGTGTCGGCGCTGGAGGATCCGGGCAAGCATGGCGGCAAGACCTATGAAATCGCGGGTCCCGAAACCGTCACCATGATGGAGCTGAACGAGCGGATCGCCGCCGCGCAGGGCCGCAAGCGCCATTTCGTGCCGCTGCCCGACATGGTGGGTTCGGGCATCGCCAGCATCTCGGGCTTCATCCCCGGCGCGCCGATCAATTCGGACCAGTATGCGATGCTGTCGCAGGGCAATACCGCCAGCGGCGACATGCCGGGCCTGATGAGGCTGGGCATCCAGCCCCGCCCGATGAGCCTGTTCCTGGAACGCTGGATGGTGCGCTATCGCAAGCACGGCCGGTTCAGCGACGACCGGGACATCTGA
- a CDS encoding glutathione S-transferase family protein, translated as MWRLHHFALCPFSRKLRLLMSEKGVPYTLEPENPWALREEFYLINPAGRTPAMRHEDKDLVLADSRAIAEYLEETVEKNPMINGPAANRAEIRRLVALFDENFWGDVTAPLLTERYAKRVVLRQTPDSRALRDAMRLADQHLDYCDYLIDHRRWLAGATMSLADLTAAAQISVVDYLGGIDWRGHESTRGWYSVLKSRPSFQPLLSDRVDGALPPRHYADVNA; from the coding sequence ATGTGGCGGCTACATCATTTCGCATTGTGTCCGTTCAGCCGCAAGCTGCGCTTGCTGATGAGCGAGAAGGGCGTGCCCTACACGCTCGAGCCCGAGAATCCTTGGGCGCTGCGCGAGGAATTCTACCTGATCAACCCGGCGGGCCGCACCCCCGCCATGCGGCATGAGGACAAGGACCTCGTGCTGGCGGACAGCCGCGCCATCGCAGAATATCTGGAAGAAACGGTCGAGAAGAACCCGATGATTAACGGCCCGGCCGCAAATCGGGCAGAAATCCGGCGGCTGGTCGCCCTGTTCGACGAGAATTTCTGGGGCGACGTCACCGCCCCGCTGCTGACCGAACGCTATGCCAAGCGCGTGGTGCTGCGCCAGACGCCCGATTCGCGGGCGCTGCGCGATGCGATGCGGCTGGCGGACCAGCACCTCGATTACTGCGATTACCTGATCGACCATCGCCGCTGGCTGGCGGGCGCAACGATGAGCCTGGCGGACCTCACCGCGGCGGCGCAGATCTCGGTCGTGGATTATCTGGGCGGGATCGACTGGCGCGGGCACGAATCGACGCGCGGCTGGTATTCTGTGCTGAAAAGCCGCCCCAGCTTCCAGCCTCTGCTGTCGGACCGCGTCGATGGCGCGCTGCCGCCGCGCCATTACGCCGACGTCAACGCCTAG
- a CDS encoding UPF0262 family protein: MSDPRITDITLDEATITWRNPDIEQERRVAIFDLIEENSFKPVRSWEAGHKGPYRLALSVVDGRLSISVKDEEGGELETLLLGLARFRRPIREYFAICDSYYQAIRKATASEIETIDMARRGIHNRATELLMERLEGKIETDFATARRLFTLICVLHIRG; the protein is encoded by the coding sequence ATGTCCGATCCGCGCATCACCGACATCACCCTGGACGAGGCCACGATCACGTGGCGCAATCCCGATATCGAGCAGGAGCGCCGCGTCGCCATCTTCGACCTGATCGAAGAAAACAGCTTCAAGCCGGTGCGATCGTGGGAAGCGGGGCACAAGGGGCCTTATCGGCTGGCGCTGTCGGTGGTGGACGGCAGGCTGTCGATCTCGGTCAAGGACGAGGAAGGCGGAGAGCTTGAGACGCTGCTGCTGGGCCTGGCGCGCTTTCGCAGGCCGATCCGCGAGTATTTCGCGATCTGCGACAGCTATTACCAGGCAATCCGCAAGGCGACCGCTTCCGAGATCGAAACCATCGACATGGCGCGGCGCGGCATTCACAACCGCGCGACCGAACTGCTGATGGAGCGGCTGGAAGGCAAGATCGAGACCGATTTCGCCACCGCGCGCCGCCTGTTCACGCTGATCTGCGTATTGCACATTCGCGGGTGA
- a CDS encoding glycoside hydrolase family 25 protein — MAKGKRIWRAGAIVLAGALLTGAGSAWWHAAHWEPADGSYPVQGAWVDERHDARAVLALAEGGEGGTPLVRFVYATASSGASGRNDRFAEERERAGRSGLPFGAVHVFDPCVPADRQSANFVTLVPRDRTLLPPAVQLNALGEDCPRPVRAAEVESELVTFLNQIEAHAGRRAVLAPSEAFEAAYGFGARSKRALWLGQDREEPAYAGGDWAIWTANSALRLDQLEEPVGWLVMRREPGGETG; from the coding sequence ATGGCGAAAGGCAAGCGCATCTGGCGCGCGGGCGCGATCGTGCTGGCTGGCGCCCTGCTGACGGGCGCGGGGTCGGCGTGGTGGCATGCCGCGCACTGGGAACCGGCGGACGGCAGCTATCCGGTGCAGGGCGCCTGGGTGGACGAGCGGCACGATGCACGCGCCGTGCTGGCGCTGGCCGAGGGGGGCGAGGGCGGCACGCCGCTGGTGCGCTTCGTCTATGCCACCGCCAGCAGCGGGGCGTCGGGTCGTAACGACCGCTTTGCCGAAGAGCGCGAGCGCGCGGGCCGTTCGGGCCTCCCGTTCGGCGCGGTACATGTGTTCGACCCGTGCGTGCCCGCCGACCGGCAATCGGCCAATTTCGTCACGCTGGTCCCGCGGGACCGCACCCTGCTGCCGCCTGCCGTCCAGCTTAACGCACTGGGCGAAGACTGCCCCCGCCCGGTGCGCGCGGCGGAGGTGGAGAGCGAGCTTGTCACGTTCCTGAACCAGATCGAGGCGCATGCAGGCCGCCGCGCGGTACTGGCGCCGAGCGAGGCGTTCGAGGCCGCCTATGGCTTCGGCGCGCGGTCGAAGCGGGCGCTATGGCTGGGCCAGGACCGCGAGGAGCCTGCCTATGCCGGCGGCGACTGGGCGATCTGGACCGCGAACAGCGCGCTGCGTCTGGATCAGCTGGAGGAGCCGGTCGGCTGGCTGGTGATGCGGCGCGAACCCGGCGGCGAAACGGGCTGA
- the dcd gene encoding dCTP deaminase, which produces MAILSDRWIREQAQATGMIEPFVEAQRRDGCISYGLSSYGYDARVADEFKIFTNVDSAIVDPKDFAANSFVDRKTDVCVIPPNSFALARTVEYFRVPRDVLVICLGKSTYARCGIIVNVTPLEPGWEGHVTLEFSNTTPLPARIYANEGACQFLFLKGNEPCEVSYADRTGKYMGQRGVTLPRL; this is translated from the coding sequence ATGGCGATTCTCTCGGACCGGTGGATCCGCGAACAGGCACAGGCGACGGGCATGATCGAACCCTTCGTCGAGGCGCAGCGGCGCGACGGCTGCATCTCGTACGGCCTGTCGTCCTATGGCTATGATGCGCGGGTGGCGGACGAGTTCAAGATCTTCACCAATGTCGACAGCGCCATCGTCGATCCCAAGGACTTTGCTGCCAACAGCTTCGTCGACCGCAAGACCGACGTCTGCGTCATTCCGCCCAACAGTTTCGCGCTGGCCCGCACGGTCGAATATTTCCGCGTGCCGCGCGATGTGCTGGTGATCTGCCTGGGCAAGAGCACCTATGCGCGCTGCGGGATCATCGTCAACGTCACCCCGCTCGAGCCCGGCTGGGAAGGCCATGTCACGCTGGAGTTTTCGAACACCACGCCGCTGCCCGCCCGGATCTATGCGAACGAGGGCGCGTGCCAGTTTTTGTTCCTGAAGGGGAACGAGCCGTGTGAGGTCAGCTATGCCGACCGGACGGGCAAATACATGGGGCAGCGCGGCGTGACGCTGCCCCGGCTTTGA
- the yghU gene encoding glutathione-dependent disulfide-bond oxidoreductase, whose product MNDAYTPPKVWTWDSENGGKFAAINRPTAGAREDRELPVGEHPFQLYSLGTPNGQKVTILFEELLAAGHKGAEYDAWKIDILSQDQFTSGFVEVNPNSKIPALMDRSTGTPFRVFESGAILLHLAETFGAFLPADGPQRSETLSWLMWQMGTAPLLGGGFGHFYAYAPEKYRYPIDRYTMEVKRQLDVLDKHLATREFLADDYSIADMAIFAWHGQLALGRLYDAAEFLDVASYENVQRWAKAIAERPGVKRGLRVNASSDRVEGAVDERHSAADLD is encoded by the coding sequence ATGAACGACGCCTACACGCCGCCCAAGGTCTGGACCTGGGACAGCGAGAACGGCGGCAAGTTCGCCGCCATCAATCGCCCCACCGCCGGCGCTCGGGAAGATCGCGAGCTGCCTGTGGGCGAGCATCCCTTCCAGCTCTATTCGCTGGGCACGCCCAATGGCCAGAAGGTGACCATCCTGTTCGAGGAATTGCTGGCGGCCGGGCACAAGGGCGCCGAATACGATGCCTGGAAGATCGACATATTGAGCCAGGACCAGTTCACCAGCGGCTTTGTCGAGGTGAACCCCAATTCCAAGATCCCCGCTCTGATGGACCGCAGCACCGGCACGCCGTTCCGCGTATTCGAATCGGGCGCGATCCTGCTGCACTTGGCCGAGACTTTCGGCGCGTTCCTGCCGGCCGATGGGCCGCAGCGCAGCGAAACGCTGTCATGGCTGATGTGGCAGATGGGCACCGCGCCGCTGCTTGGCGGCGGCTTCGGCCATTTCTACGCCTATGCGCCAGAGAAATACCGCTATCCGATCGACCGCTATACGATGGAAGTGAAGCGGCAGCTGGACGTGCTCGACAAGCACCTGGCAACGCGCGAATTCTTGGCGGACGACTATTCCATCGCCGACATGGCGATCTTCGCCTGGCACGGGCAGCTGGCGCTGGGCCGCCTGTACGACGCGGCGGAATTCCTCGACGTCGCGAGCTATGAAAACGTGCAGCGCTGGGCCAAGGCGATCGCCGAACGCCCCGGCGTCAAGCGGGGCCTGCGCGTCAATGCCTCATCCGACCGGGTGGAAGGCGCCGTGGACGAGCGGCACTCCGCCGCCGATCTCGACTGA
- a CDS encoding XdhC family protein, with translation MTDAIAAGIYSDNAALRRAARGDAALCTITHIDGSFSRRVGAQLAVGPDGGITGSMADGCLEAALAHHAAEAAAQGEPRFLHFGGAGDPMDLRLPCGSRIAVTVDPDPAREGLAQAVGALDARRHAELTVPLADGVFRRTYRPELRIVAIGTGPELAAFERLAAVHGAVVAAVRPFGEQAGCGVAQGLSLGAAPDLPLDRWSAVVVLFHDHEWERSIIPWAVSSDAFYVGAQGGALTREARLAHLSELSLSDRAQGRLHGPVGLIPKARDPAVLALSVLAEIVAAYEAAGE, from the coding sequence ATGACAGACGCAATCGCCGCAGGGATCTACAGCGACAATGCGGCGCTTCGCCGCGCCGCGCGGGGGGATGCCGCGCTGTGCACGATCACCCATATCGATGGCAGCTTCTCGCGCAGGGTGGGGGCGCAGCTGGCGGTCGGCCCCGATGGCGGGATCACCGGCAGCATGGCGGATGGCTGCCTGGAAGCCGCGCTGGCGCATCACGCGGCCGAGGCGGCGGCGCAAGGGGAGCCTCGCTTCCTGCATTTCGGCGGAGCGGGCGACCCGATGGATCTGCGGCTGCCCTGCGGGTCGCGCATCGCGGTGACGGTCGATCCCGATCCGGCTCGTGAGGGGCTGGCGCAGGCGGTCGGCGCGCTCGACGCGCGGCGGCATGCCGAGCTGACGGTGCCGCTGGCGGACGGTGTGTTCCGCCGCACCTATCGGCCCGAGCTGCGCATCGTCGCGATCGGCACGGGGCCGGAACTGGCCGCATTCGAGCGGCTGGCGGCGGTGCATGGCGCGGTCGTCGCGGCAGTGCGTCCCTTTGGCGAGCAAGCGGGTTGCGGCGTGGCGCAGGGCCTGTCGCTGGGGGCCGCGCCCGATCTGCCGCTTGACCGCTGGAGCGCGGTGGTGGTGCTGTTCCACGACCACGAATGGGAGCGTTCGATCATCCCCTGGGCGGTGTCCAGCGACGCATTCTATGTCGGCGCGCAGGGCGGCGCGCTGACGCGCGAGGCGCGGCTGGCGCATCTGTCCGAGCTTAGCCTGTCGGACCGCGCGCAGGGACGCCTGCACGGGCCGGTGGGGCTGATCCCCAAGGCGCGCGACCCGGCGGTGCTGGCATTGTCGGTGCTGGCCGAGATCGTCGCGGCATATGAGGCAGCGGGCGAATGA
- a CDS encoding NTP transferase domain-containing protein, whose protein sequence is MIEARRVFAATLAAGLARRFGGDKLSQQFGGGSVLGAALAPLDGFDWLERGVVVQAGRDVPGMRIVNPAPERGMGHSLALAARAAEEARADFLLVTLGDMPRLRAASLGRLLQACPDRDDALAALVVRGGPPGPPAVFGKSWFRQLGLEGGDTGARDVLRDPANSPVLVDLPADEAADIDTPADLRRLRND, encoded by the coding sequence ATGATCGAGGCACGGCGCGTCTTCGCCGCCACGCTGGCCGCCGGGCTGGCGCGGCGGTTCGGGGGCGACAAGCTTTCGCAGCAATTTGGCGGCGGCAGCGTGCTCGGCGCCGCGCTTGCGCCGCTTGACGGCTTCGACTGGCTGGAACGGGGCGTCGTCGTGCAGGCCGGCCGCGATGTGCCGGGAATGCGAATCGTCAATCCGGCTCCGGAACGCGGCATGGGCCATTCGCTGGCACTCGCGGCCCGCGCGGCGGAGGAAGCGCGGGCGGATTTCCTGCTGGTAACCCTGGGCGACATGCCGCGGCTTCGTGCCGCCAGCCTTGGCCGCCTGCTGCAGGCTTGCCCCGACCGGGACGATGCGCTGGCGGCGCTGGTGGTGCGGGGCGGTCCGCCCGGCCCGCCTGCCGTTTTCGGCAAGTCATGGTTCAGGCAGCTTGGTCTAGAGGGCGGCGACACGGGCGCGCGAGACGTTCTGCGCGATCCGGCGAACAGCCCGGTGCTGGTCGACCTGCCCGCCGACGAGGCCGCGGACATCGACACGCCCGCCGACCTTCGGCGCCTGCGGAACGATTAG
- a CDS encoding alkaline phosphatase PhoX — MTQIAPMPLDRRRFLAATSAFAGLAASGCTTASSGPPAPRALVYGQLVKDPDGVLDLPQGFSYRVVSRLGDAMDDGGTVPDRADGMGCFQLPDGRIALVRNHELKPNHDAGGVLPSGFARGRDGKVLPGGTTTLVLYPDTLEVEHQYRSLAGTIRNCAGGTTPWGSWLTCEEAKLGGDTEPGHGWVFEVPAAHRGLVDPVPLKAMGRFNHEAAVIDPVSGHAYLTEDREDGLIYRFIPNEKGNLAAGGRLQALTGIADTRNWGGNVTMKVGEPIRVGWVDLDDVEAPRDDLRLRGAAKGAALFARGEGIHMGPDSSGRSEAYFCCTSGGAAGYGQVFRLIPGPDGDRLELFYESTDRRDFFYGDNLTVAANGHLVVCEDSYDAVVDNHIRGITPEGAAYPIARLTMQTELAGACFSPDGRTLFVNAYSPSITFAITGPWLA, encoded by the coding sequence ATGACCCAGATCGCACCCATGCCCCTCGACCGGCGCCGCTTTCTTGCGGCCACCAGCGCCTTTGCGGGCCTTGCCGCCAGCGGTTGCACCACCGCCAGTTCCGGTCCGCCGGCACCCCGCGCGCTGGTCTATGGCCAGCTGGTGAAGGATCCCGATGGCGTTCTCGACCTGCCGCAGGGGTTTTCCTATCGCGTGGTCAGCCGGCTGGGCGATGCGATGGACGATGGCGGCACCGTGCCCGACCGCGCCGACGGGATGGGCTGTTTCCAGCTGCCCGATGGCCGGATCGCGCTGGTCCGCAATCACGAGCTGAAGCCGAACCATGACGCGGGCGGCGTGCTGCCAAGCGGCTTTGCGCGCGGCCGCGATGGCAAGGTGCTGCCCGGCGGCACCACGACTTTGGTGCTGTACCCCGATACGCTGGAGGTCGAGCATCAATATCGCTCATTGGCAGGGACGATCCGCAATTGCGCGGGCGGAACCACGCCATGGGGCAGCTGGCTGACGTGCGAGGAAGCCAAGCTGGGCGGCGATACCGAACCGGGCCATGGCTGGGTATTCGAAGTGCCTGCCGCGCATCGGGGGTTGGTCGATCCGGTGCCGCTGAAGGCGATGGGCCGCTTCAATCACGAAGCGGCGGTGATCGATCCAGTCAGCGGCCATGCCTATCTGACCGAGGACCGCGAAGACGGGCTGATCTATCGCTTCATTCCCAATGAGAAGGGCAATCTGGCCGCGGGCGGCAGGCTGCAGGCGCTGACCGGCATCGCCGATACGCGCAACTGGGGCGGCAATGTCACGATGAAGGTCGGCGAGCCGATCCGCGTGGGCTGGGTCGACCTGGACGATGTCGAGGCGCCCAGGGACGATCTGCGGCTGCGCGGCGCGGCCAAGGGCGCGGCGTTGTTCGCGCGGGGCGAGGGCATTCACATGGGCCCCGACAGTTCGGGCCGCAGCGAGGCCTATTTCTGCTGCACCAGCGGCGGTGCGGCGGGATATGGGCAGGTATTCCGCCTGATCCCCGGCCCCGACGGCGACCGGCTGGAATTGTTCTATGAATCGACCGACCGGCGCGACTTCTTCTATGGCGACAATCTGACCGTGGCGGCCAACGGGCACCTGGTGGTGTGCGAGGACAGCTATGACGCGGTCGTCGACAACCATATCCGCGGCATCACGCCCGAAGGCGCGGCCTATCCGATCGCGCGCCTGACCATGCAGACCGAGCTGGCGGGAGCGTGCTTTTCGCCCGATGGCCGCACGCTGTTCGTCAACGCCTATAGCCCGTCGATCACCTTTGCGATCACAGGGCCCTGGCTGGCCTGA